From the genome of Candidatus Methanoperedens sp., one region includes:
- a CDS encoding rubredoxin, translating to MIKYRCTVCGYIYDPEIGDAPRIKPGTAFEDLPDDWVCPQCGVGKDMFEKI from the coding sequence ATGATAAAATATCGATGCACCGTCTGCGGATATATCTATGACCCGGAAATAGGGGACGCACCTCGAATCAAACCCGGTACAGCTTTTGAAGACTTGCCGGATGATTGGGTATGCCCCCAGTGCGGCGTAGGCAAAGACATGTTTGAAAAAATTTAA